One part of the Chryseobacterium mulctrae genome encodes these proteins:
- a CDS encoding homocysteine S-methyltransferase family protein, which translates to MKNSEQLYKALSERILILDGAMGTMLQRYKFEEEDYRGERFKDWEHPVKGNNELLSLTQPEAIEEVHRKYLESGADILETNTFSGTTIAMADYYMEELVYELNYESAKIARKVCYEFTAKNPDKPRFVAGSIGPTNRTASLSPDVNDPGYRAITFEELRLAYKQQSEALLDGGSDILLVETIFDTLNAKAALFAIDEIQEERGIEIPIMVSGTITDASGRTLSGQTAEAFLISVSHLNLLSVGFNCALGANQLTPYLETLAHNSDFFVSAYPNAGLPNAFGQYDESPEFMAEQIREYVEKGLINIIGGCCGTTPEHIKAIADLVDKYEPRKVKNFV; encoded by the coding sequence ATGAAAAATTCAGAACAACTATACAAAGCATTATCCGAAAGAATTTTAATTCTCGACGGAGCGATGGGAACCATGCTTCAGCGATATAAATTCGAAGAAGAAGATTACCGTGGAGAGCGTTTTAAAGATTGGGAACATCCTGTAAAAGGGAATAACGAACTTCTTTCTCTCACGCAGCCTGAAGCCATTGAAGAAGTTCACAGAAAATACCTTGAATCTGGAGCTGATATTCTGGAAACCAATACATTTTCCGGAACTACGATTGCGATGGCCGATTATTACATGGAAGAGTTGGTCTACGAACTAAACTATGAGTCTGCGAAAATTGCCAGAAAAGTTTGTTATGAGTTCACCGCTAAAAATCCGGACAAACCAAGATTTGTTGCAGGTTCTATTGGTCCTACGAACAGAACGGCAAGTTTAAGTCCGGATGTGAATGATCCTGGTTATCGTGCAATTACTTTTGAAGAGTTAAGATTAGCTTATAAACAACAGTCAGAAGCTTTATTAGACGGCGGTTCAGATATTCTTTTGGTAGAAACCATTTTCGATACTTTGAATGCAAAAGCTGCATTATTTGCGATCGATGAAATTCAGGAAGAAAGAGGAATTGAAATCCCGATCATGGTTTCAGGAACGATTACTGATGCTTCAGGAAGAACATTGAGCGGACAAACCGCAGAGGCTTTTTTGATCTCAGTTTCGCATTTAAATTTATTAAGTGTCGGGTTCAACTGTGCTTTGGGAGCAAACCAATTAACGCCTTATTTGGAAACATTAGCGCATAATTCAGACTTTTTTGTTTCGGCATATCCTAACGCAGGTTTACCAAATGCTTTCGGGCAATATGACGAATCTCCCGAATTTATGGCTGAGCAAATCAGAGAATATGTAGAAAAAGGATTGATTAATATTATTGGTGGATGTTGTGGTACAACGCCAGAACACATCAAAGCAATCGCTGATTTAGTTGATAAATACGAACCAAGAAAAGTGAAAAATTTTGTATGA
- a CDS encoding O-succinylhomoserine sulfhydrylase yields the protein MSDNNQPKTNNEQLLTNFETLAIRTQTERSQFDEHSTPLYLTSSFVFEDAEDMRASFAEEKSKNLYSRFSNPNVTEFTDKIVKMEGAEAGYAFATGMAAIYSTFATLLNAGDHIVSCQSVFGSTHTLFTKYFPKWNIETTYFKAEDSENVEKYIQPNTKILYLETPTNPAIEVLDLEFFGKIAKKHNLIFIVDNCFATPYLQQPIKYGADIVVHSATKLIDGQGRVLGGVAVGREDLIREIYLFARNTGPAMSPFNAWVLSKSLETLAIRVERHCENALKVAEFLESHPNVKLTKYPFLPSHPSYEVAKKQMRLGGNIVAFEIKGGIEGGRNFLDKIKMCSLSANLGDTRTIVTHPASTTHSKLSDEERNEVGITAGLVRCSVGLENVEDIIADLKQALD from the coding sequence ATGAGCGATAATAATCAACCAAAAACTAACAACGAGCAACTGTTAACAAACTTCGAGACTCTTGCTATAAGAACCCAAACTGAAAGATCTCAGTTTGACGAGCATTCTACACCTTTATATCTTACTTCAAGCTTTGTTTTTGAAGATGCGGAAGATATGAGAGCGAGCTTTGCCGAAGAAAAATCAAAAAATCTGTACAGCCGATTTTCAAATCCTAATGTTACAGAATTTACTGACAAAATCGTTAAAATGGAAGGCGCAGAAGCTGGTTATGCTTTCGCAACGGGAATGGCGGCAATTTATTCAACTTTTGCCACTTTGCTCAATGCGGGTGATCATATCGTAAGCTGTCAGTCGGTTTTCGGCTCTACACATACGTTGTTCACAAAATATTTTCCAAAATGGAATATCGAGACCACTTATTTCAAAGCAGAAGATTCTGAAAATGTTGAAAAATACATTCAGCCCAATACGAAAATTTTATATCTGGAAACGCCGACCAATCCAGCGATTGAAGTCTTAGATCTAGAATTTTTCGGAAAGATTGCAAAAAAGCATAATCTTATTTTCATTGTGGATAATTGTTTTGCAACTCCTTATTTACAGCAACCTATAAAATACGGTGCAGATATCGTTGTTCACTCAGCTACAAAATTAATTGACGGTCAAGGTCGTGTTTTGGGTGGAGTAGCAGTTGGTAGAGAAGATTTGATTCGTGAGATTTATCTTTTCGCAAGAAATACCGGACCTGCGATGTCGCCTTTCAATGCGTGGGTTTTGTCTAAAAGCCTGGAAACTTTGGCAATCCGTGTAGAAAGACACTGTGAAAACGCTTTAAAAGTTGCAGAATTTTTAGAAAGCCATCCGAATGTAAAACTGACGAAATATCCATTTCTTCCATCTCACCCAAGCTATGAGGTTGCGAAGAAACAGATGAGACTGGGCGGAAATATCGTAGCATTCGAAATCAAAGGTGGTATCGAAGGGGGCAGAAATTTTTTAGATAAAATAAAAATGTGCTCACTTTCTGCCAATCTTGGCGATACCAGAACGATTGTCACGCATCCCGCATCAACAACGCATTCCAAGCTTTCCGATGAAGAAAGAAATGAAGTGGGAATTACCGCCGGTTTGGTTCGTTGCTCGGTAGGTTTAGAAAATGTAGAAGATATTATTGCAGATTTAAAACAGGCTTTGGATTAA
- a CDS encoding alpha/beta fold hydrolase, with the protein MKTELQHINFLYKTDSQREYHIPLSYQLFGKELFSAPIILINHALTGNSNVAGEKGWWKQLIGENQIIDTNKYTVLCFNIPGNGYDDFFIDEYSDFTPSDIANIFLKGLESLNIKNIYALIGGSLGGGIGWEMLSKKPDLVEIFIPIACDSKTHDWLYAQCLVQKFLLNGNDEPLQKARIHAMLCYRTPQSLNDRFQNKCNQKKQQLESEDWLIYHGKSLAERFSLKSYQLMNHLLMNINTNENMLEKIQARMHMISVDTDLFFPASEIRNGFEKLKENKEDVFYHEIKSVHGHDAFLMEYSQLNNIINNIL; encoded by the coding sequence TTGAAAACAGAACTGCAACATATTAATTTTTTGTACAAAACCGATTCTCAGAGAGAATATCATATCCCGTTAAGCTACCAGCTTTTCGGGAAAGAACTCTTTTCAGCACCCATCATTTTGATAAATCATGCCTTAACCGGAAACTCAAATGTTGCCGGAGAAAAAGGTTGGTGGAAACAATTGATTGGCGAAAATCAGATAATTGATACAAATAAATATACTGTACTCTGCTTCAATATTCCCGGAAATGGATATGACGATTTTTTTATTGACGAATATTCAGATTTTACCCCTTCAGATATTGCAAATATATTTCTGAAAGGTCTTGAATCTTTAAATATTAAAAACATATACGCTCTGATTGGAGGGTCTTTGGGTGGAGGAATCGGTTGGGAAATGCTTTCGAAAAAACCGGATTTAGTCGAAATTTTTATTCCCATTGCCTGTGATTCTAAAACTCATGATTGGTTGTATGCTCAATGTCTTGTTCAGAAATTTTTATTAAATGGAAATGATGAACCACTTCAAAAAGCCAGAATCCATGCAATGTTGTGCTACAGAACGCCTCAATCTTTAAACGACAGATTTCAAAATAAATGTAATCAGAAAAAACAACAGCTAGAATCTGAAGACTGGCTGATTTATCATGGGAAATCTCTTGCCGAAAGATTTAGTTTAAAATCTTATCAACTGATGAATCATTTACTGATGAATATCAATACAAACGAAAATATGTTGGAGAAAATTCAGGCACGAATGCACATGATCTCTGTAGATACAGATCTGTTTTTTCCTGCCTCTGAAATCAGAAACGGCTTTGAAAAGCTAAAGGAAAATAAAGAAGATGTTTTCTATCACGAGATCAAATCAGTTCATGGGCACGATGCCTTCTTAATGGAATACAGTCAATTAAATAATATCATAAATAACATTTTGTAG
- a CDS encoding ACT domain-containing protein has product MKSNANEIKFLKNRSIIKFEGEDFLGEIGIDGRVFKALTFARISVGIISQQAVENGLSILVHEDDSEKAVNCLIEEFATERKSGKVTQIYSINNVSVIGFVAEDLNKILSELARNNVFPLLLNQNSSEKRINIVVTSSQDEKTKNIIESEIFKKPKTVHLAIIGHGNVGKTLIEQVLHSSEEIKRRKNIHLKVVAVANSRKIAFNKKGFDNQWSNEVFASEKTSNVDELISFSKENQLENLIVVDNTASTDFVKNYHALAENGFDLVSSNKIFNTLPIEEYRKLRYTLNKNNKRYLYETNVGAGLPLIDTIKLLHLSGENITRIKGVFSGTLSYVFNNFSLRDDKFSTIVNEALEKGFTEPDPREDLSGNDVARKLLILARELDLINEFNDINIQNLVPEALLSISKQEFLSRLEELDNEYDKIKKNQKPGHVLRYVGDLHGDLQKEKGNLDVKLISVPATSALGQLKGSDSIFEIYTESYGENPIVIMGAGAGAKVTARGVFGDILRLSETK; this is encoded by the coding sequence ATGAAAAGTAATGCAAACGAAATAAAATTTTTAAAGAACAGATCAATCATCAAATTTGAAGGAGAAGATTTTTTAGGTGAAATAGGGATTGATGGAAGAGTGTTTAAAGCGCTTACATTTGCGCGTATTAGTGTAGGAATAATTTCTCAGCAGGCGGTAGAAAACGGCTTGTCAATTCTTGTACATGAAGATGATTCTGAAAAAGCAGTAAACTGTCTGATAGAAGAGTTTGCTACGGAAAGAAAATCAGGAAAAGTTACTCAGATTTATAGTATCAACAATGTTTCTGTCATCGGTTTTGTGGCAGAAGATTTAAATAAAATACTTTCAGAATTGGCAAGAAATAACGTTTTTCCGTTACTTTTAAACCAAAATTCAAGCGAAAAACGTATCAATATTGTTGTGACATCTTCTCAGGATGAGAAAACTAAAAATATCATTGAATCTGAAATTTTCAAAAAACCAAAAACAGTTCACTTGGCAATTATCGGTCACGGAAATGTGGGGAAGACCTTAATAGAGCAGGTTTTACATTCTTCGGAAGAAATTAAAAGACGAAAAAATATACATCTGAAAGTCGTTGCTGTTGCCAATTCTAGAAAAATTGCTTTCAATAAAAAAGGTTTTGACAACCAATGGAGCAATGAGGTTTTTGCTTCTGAAAAAACTTCTAATGTAGATGAATTAATTAGTTTCTCTAAAGAAAACCAGCTTGAAAATCTAATTGTTGTTGATAATACAGCAAGTACAGATTTTGTCAAAAATTACCACGCTTTGGCAGAAAACGGGTTCGATTTAGTCTCTTCAAACAAAATTTTCAACACTCTTCCGATTGAAGAATACCGTAAACTAAGATATACGTTGAACAAAAATAATAAACGTTATTTGTATGAAACCAATGTTGGCGCAGGTTTGCCGTTAATTGATACGATAAAACTTTTACATCTTTCCGGTGAAAATATTACAAGAATAAAAGGTGTTTTTTCAGGAACATTGAGTTATGTATTCAACAATTTTTCTTTGAGAGATGATAAGTTTTCAACCATCGTTAATGAAGCTTTAGAAAAAGGTTTCACAGAACCAGATCCAAGAGAAGATTTATCAGGAAACGATGTAGCGAGAAAATTATTGATCTTGGCAAGAGAATTAGACTTAATTAATGAATTTAATGACATCAACATCCAAAACCTAGTTCCGGAAGCTTTATTGTCTATATCAAAACAAGAATTTCTTTCAAGGTTGGAAGAATTAGATAATGAATATGATAAAATTAAGAAAAATCAGAAGCCTGGTCACGTTTTAAGATATGTAGGAGATTTGCATGGAGATCTACAGAAAGAGAAAGGTAACCTCGATGTAAAGCTGATTTCTGTTCCTGCAACTTCAGCTTTGGGACAGCTGAAAGGTTCAGATTCTATTTTTGAGATCTATACCGAAAGTTATGGTGAAAACCCAATCGTTATCATGGGAGCCGGAGCCGGAGCAAAAGTAACGGCTAGAGGAGTTTTCGGAGATATTTTAAGATTAAGTGAAACGAAATAA